The following coding sequences lie in one Arachis ipaensis cultivar K30076 chromosome B03, Araip1.1, whole genome shotgun sequence genomic window:
- the LOC107629476 gene encoding UPF0548 protein At2g17695-like isoform X1, translated as MTCLLNCLTENGVLELGSTISTRPKGLHQKVLCVCIYKYHILNRSGTFNYDVKYKGATGKSLSSLEQDEGLSKDGFLLNNKRVLLGSGVETFEKSKAALKSWSHLGLDWAFVDPKTAIKEGEKFCVCVKELLPWLMMPLQVVYVNESRKRKGVASFGFGSGTLHGHLLKMVFLSWGRPSPKDQKACINKSGTFNYDGKYKGFTAKSISSLEQDEGLSKDGFSLNNKRVLLGSGAEVFENAKIALKSWRHFGLDWTFVDPKTQIKQGEKFCVCVKEFLPWVMMPLQVVYVNESSAAKRKRVASFGFGSGTLHGHLLAAEERFSVEIDENNQVWYEVLSFSKPAHILSFVAAPYVKLRQKYFADESAKVMLKHISSSK; from the exons ATGACATGTTTGTTAAATTGCCTAACAgaaaatggtgttcttgagctggGGTCGACCATCTCCACAAGACCAAAAGGCTTGCATCAAAAA GTGTTGTGTGTGTGTATTTACAAGTACCACATTCTTAACAGGTCAGGTACTTTCAACTATGATGTTAAATATAAAGGGGCTACTGGTAAATCATTGTCTTCCCTTGAACAAGATGAAGGGTTGTCCAAAGATGGGTTTTTACTTAACAACAAACGAGTTCTGTTAGGTTCTGGTGTTGAGACTTTTGAGAAGAGCAAGGCTGCCCTCAAAAGTTGGAG TCATTTGGGGTTGGATTGGGCATTCGTTGAtccaaagacagcaattaaagaAGGAGAGAAGTTTTGTGTTTGTGTGAAGGAGTTGCTGCCATGGTTGATGATGCCTCTTCAGGTTGTGTATGTTAATGAAAGTAGAAAGAGAAAAGGTGTAGCATCCTTTGGTTTTGGAAGTGGAACTCTTCATGGTCACTTACTG aaaatggtgttcttgagctggGGTCGACCATCTCCAAAAGACCAAAAGGCTTGCATCAACAA ATCAGGTACCTTCAACTATGATGGTAAATACAAAGGATTTACTGCTAAATCAATATCTTCCCTTGAACAAGATGAAGGGTTGTCCAAAGATGGGTTTTCACTTAACAACAAACGAGTTCTGTTGGGTTCTGGTGCTGAGGTTTTTGAGAATGCTAAGATTGCCCTCAAAAGTTGGAG GCATTTTGGATTGGATTGGACATTTGTTGATCCAAAGACACAAATTAAACAGGGAGAGAAGTTTTGTGTTTGTGTGAAGGAGTTCCTGCCATGGGTTATGATGCCTCTTCAGGTTGTGTATGTGAACGAAAGCAGTGCCGCCAAAAGGAAGCGTGTGGCATCCTTTGGTTTTGGAAGTGGAACTCTTCATggtcacttgctg GCAGCAGAAGAGCGCTTTTCGGTCGAGATCGATGAGAACAATCAAGTGTGGTATGAAGTACTTTCCTTCTCGAAACCTGCACACATTTTATCATTTGTTGCAGCACCATATGTTAAACTTCGGCAAAAATATTTTGCTGATGAATCTGCCAAGGTAATGCTGAAGCATATTAGTTCTTCAAAATAG
- the LOC107629476 gene encoding UPF0548 protein At2g17695-like isoform X2 yields the protein MTCLLNCLTENGVLELGSTISTRPKGLHQKYHILNRSGTFNYDVKYKGATGKSLSSLEQDEGLSKDGFLLNNKRVLLGSGVETFEKSKAALKSWSHLGLDWAFVDPKTAIKEGEKFCVCVKELLPWLMMPLQVVYVNESRKRKGVASFGFGSGTLHGHLLKMVFLSWGRPSPKDQKACINKSGTFNYDGKYKGFTAKSISSLEQDEGLSKDGFSLNNKRVLLGSGAEVFENAKIALKSWRHFGLDWTFVDPKTQIKQGEKFCVCVKEFLPWVMMPLQVVYVNESSAAKRKRVASFGFGSGTLHGHLLAAEERFSVEIDENNQVWYEVLSFSKPAHILSFVAAPYVKLRQKYFADESAKVMLKHISSSK from the exons ATGACATGTTTGTTAAATTGCCTAACAgaaaatggtgttcttgagctggGGTCGACCATCTCCACAAGACCAAAAGGCTTGCATCAAAAA TACCACATTCTTAACAGGTCAGGTACTTTCAACTATGATGTTAAATATAAAGGGGCTACTGGTAAATCATTGTCTTCCCTTGAACAAGATGAAGGGTTGTCCAAAGATGGGTTTTTACTTAACAACAAACGAGTTCTGTTAGGTTCTGGTGTTGAGACTTTTGAGAAGAGCAAGGCTGCCCTCAAAAGTTGGAG TCATTTGGGGTTGGATTGGGCATTCGTTGAtccaaagacagcaattaaagaAGGAGAGAAGTTTTGTGTTTGTGTGAAGGAGTTGCTGCCATGGTTGATGATGCCTCTTCAGGTTGTGTATGTTAATGAAAGTAGAAAGAGAAAAGGTGTAGCATCCTTTGGTTTTGGAAGTGGAACTCTTCATGGTCACTTACTG aaaatggtgttcttgagctggGGTCGACCATCTCCAAAAGACCAAAAGGCTTGCATCAACAA ATCAGGTACCTTCAACTATGATGGTAAATACAAAGGATTTACTGCTAAATCAATATCTTCCCTTGAACAAGATGAAGGGTTGTCCAAAGATGGGTTTTCACTTAACAACAAACGAGTTCTGTTGGGTTCTGGTGCTGAGGTTTTTGAGAATGCTAAGATTGCCCTCAAAAGTTGGAG GCATTTTGGATTGGATTGGACATTTGTTGATCCAAAGACACAAATTAAACAGGGAGAGAAGTTTTGTGTTTGTGTGAAGGAGTTCCTGCCATGGGTTATGATGCCTCTTCAGGTTGTGTATGTGAACGAAAGCAGTGCCGCCAAAAGGAAGCGTGTGGCATCCTTTGGTTTTGGAAGTGGAACTCTTCATggtcacttgctg GCAGCAGAAGAGCGCTTTTCGGTCGAGATCGATGAGAACAATCAAGTGTGGTATGAAGTACTTTCCTTCTCGAAACCTGCACACATTTTATCATTTGTTGCAGCACCATATGTTAAACTTCGGCAAAAATATTTTGCTGATGAATCTGCCAAGGTAATGCTGAAGCATATTAGTTCTTCAAAATAG
- the LOC107629476 gene encoding UPF0548 protein At2g17695-like isoform X5 has product MVFLSWGRPSPKDQKACINKSGTFNYDGKYKGFTAKSISSLEQDEGLSKDGFSLNNKRVLLGSGAEVFENAKIALKSWRHFGLDWTFVDPKTQIKQGEKFCVCVKEFLPWVMMPLQVVYVNESSAAKRKRVASFGFGSGTLHGHLLAAEERFSVEIDENNQVWYEVLSFSKPAHILSFVAAPYVKLRQKYFADESAKVMLKHISSSK; this is encoded by the exons atggtgttcttgagctggGGTCGACCATCTCCAAAAGACCAAAAGGCTTGCATCAACAA ATCAGGTACCTTCAACTATGATGGTAAATACAAAGGATTTACTGCTAAATCAATATCTTCCCTTGAACAAGATGAAGGGTTGTCCAAAGATGGGTTTTCACTTAACAACAAACGAGTTCTGTTGGGTTCTGGTGCTGAGGTTTTTGAGAATGCTAAGATTGCCCTCAAAAGTTGGAG GCATTTTGGATTGGATTGGACATTTGTTGATCCAAAGACACAAATTAAACAGGGAGAGAAGTTTTGTGTTTGTGTGAAGGAGTTCCTGCCATGGGTTATGATGCCTCTTCAGGTTGTGTATGTGAACGAAAGCAGTGCCGCCAAAAGGAAGCGTGTGGCATCCTTTGGTTTTGGAAGTGGAACTCTTCATggtcacttgctg GCAGCAGAAGAGCGCTTTTCGGTCGAGATCGATGAGAACAATCAAGTGTGGTATGAAGTACTTTCCTTCTCGAAACCTGCACACATTTTATCATTTGTTGCAGCACCATATGTTAAACTTCGGCAAAAATATTTTGCTGATGAATCTGCCAAGGTAATGCTGAAGCATATTAGTTCTTCAAAATAG
- the LOC107629476 gene encoding uncharacterized protein LOC107629476 isoform X4 yields MTCLLNCLTENGVLELGSTISTRPKGLHQKVLCVCIYKYHILNRSGTFNYDVKYKGATGKSLSSLEQDEGLSKDGFLLNNKRVLLGSGVETFEKSKAALKSWSHLGLDWAFVDPKTAIKEGEKFCVCVKELLPWLMMPLQVVYVNESRKRKGVASFGFGSGTLHGHLLKMVFLSWGRPSPKDQKACINKSGTFNYDGKYKGFTAKSISSLEQDEGLSKDGFSLNNKRVLLGSGAEVFENAKIALKSWRHFGLDWTFVDPKTQIKQGEKFCVCVKEFLPWVMMPLQVVYVNESSAAKRKRVASFGFGSGTLHGHLLKTVDVC; encoded by the exons ATGACATGTTTGTTAAATTGCCTAACAgaaaatggtgttcttgagctggGGTCGACCATCTCCACAAGACCAAAAGGCTTGCATCAAAAA GTGTTGTGTGTGTGTATTTACAAGTACCACATTCTTAACAGGTCAGGTACTTTCAACTATGATGTTAAATATAAAGGGGCTACTGGTAAATCATTGTCTTCCCTTGAACAAGATGAAGGGTTGTCCAAAGATGGGTTTTTACTTAACAACAAACGAGTTCTGTTAGGTTCTGGTGTTGAGACTTTTGAGAAGAGCAAGGCTGCCCTCAAAAGTTGGAG TCATTTGGGGTTGGATTGGGCATTCGTTGAtccaaagacagcaattaaagaAGGAGAGAAGTTTTGTGTTTGTGTGAAGGAGTTGCTGCCATGGTTGATGATGCCTCTTCAGGTTGTGTATGTTAATGAAAGTAGAAAGAGAAAAGGTGTAGCATCCTTTGGTTTTGGAAGTGGAACTCTTCATGGTCACTTACTG aaaatggtgttcttgagctggGGTCGACCATCTCCAAAAGACCAAAAGGCTTGCATCAACAA ATCAGGTACCTTCAACTATGATGGTAAATACAAAGGATTTACTGCTAAATCAATATCTTCCCTTGAACAAGATGAAGGGTTGTCCAAAGATGGGTTTTCACTTAACAACAAACGAGTTCTGTTGGGTTCTGGTGCTGAGGTTTTTGAGAATGCTAAGATTGCCCTCAAAAGTTGGAG GCATTTTGGATTGGATTGGACATTTGTTGATCCAAAGACACAAATTAAACAGGGAGAGAAGTTTTGTGTTTGTGTGAAGGAGTTCCTGCCATGGGTTATGATGCCTCTTCAGGTTGTGTATGTGAACGAAAGCAGTGCCGCCAAAAGGAAGCGTGTGGCATCCTTTGGTTTTGGAAGTGGAACTCTTCATggtcacttgctg AAAACAGTTGATGTTTGCTAA
- the LOC107632440 gene encoding GDSL esterase/lipase At5g18430, with protein sequence MAQLFEGKKCSIFTNLFFLLFSISMLVVAYGNNNNNNVKKPTLFIFGDSTFDVGTNNFLKSIAKANILYNGIDFLYSIPTGRFSNGYNTADQIARQFGYMESPPPFLVLAKHPYSFKRNILGGANFASAGSGILKETGKKQWVEQFKFVREKINEKLGEEKACRFVSNALFLISVGSNDLFDFARNETSIRNPQQYLASLQATYFIHIKVS encoded by the exons ATGGCACAATTATTTGAAGGAAAGAAATGTTCTATTTTCACAAATTTGTTCTTTCTTCTATTCTCTATATCCATGTTAGTAGTAGCTTatgggaataataataataataatgtgaaAAAACCAACATTATTCATATTTGGAGATTCAACTTTTGATGTTGGAACCAACAATTTTCTAAAGAGTATAGCAAAGGCTAACATCCTCTACAATGGGATTGATTTCCTTTATTCAATTCCCACTGGAAGGTTCAGCAATGGCTACAACACTGCTGACCAAATTG CGAGGCAATTTGGTTATATGGAAAGTCCACCACCATTTTTGGTTTTGGCTAAGCATCCGTACAGTTTCAAGAGGAACATACTTGGTGGTGCAAATTTTGCCTCAGCAGGTTCTGGAATTCTTAAAGAAACAGGCAAGAAGCAATGG GTTGAACAATTTAAATTTGTGCGTGAGAAAATCAATGAGAAATTGGGAGAAGAAAAAGCTTGTAGATTTGTTTCAAATGCTTTGTTTCTAATTAGTGTTGGAAGCAATGATCTCTTTGATTTTGCACGTAATGAAACTTCCATTCGCAACCCACAACAATATTTGGCTTCTCTTCAAGCCACCTACTTCATCCATATAAAGGTATcctaa
- the LOC107629476 gene encoding UPF0548 protein At2g17695-like isoform X3 gives MVFLSWGRPSPQDQKACIKKSGTFNYDVKYKGATGKSLSSLEQDEGLSKDGFLLNNKRVLLGSGVETFEKSKAALKSWSHLGLDWAFVDPKTAIKEGEKFCVCVKELLPWLMMPLQVVYVNESRKRKGVASFGFGSGTLHGHLLKMVFLSWGRPSPKDQKACINKSGTFNYDGKYKGFTAKSISSLEQDEGLSKDGFSLNNKRVLLGSGAEVFENAKIALKSWRHFGLDWTFVDPKTQIKQGEKFCVCVKEFLPWVMMPLQVVYVNESSAAKRKRVASFGFGSGTLHGHLLAAEERFSVEIDENNQVWYEVLSFSKPAHILSFVAAPYVKLRQKYFADESAKVMLKHISSSK, from the exons atggtgttcttgagctggGGTCGACCATCTCCACAAGACCAAAAGGCTTGCATCAAAAA GTCAGGTACTTTCAACTATGATGTTAAATATAAAGGGGCTACTGGTAAATCATTGTCTTCCCTTGAACAAGATGAAGGGTTGTCCAAAGATGGGTTTTTACTTAACAACAAACGAGTTCTGTTAGGTTCTGGTGTTGAGACTTTTGAGAAGAGCAAGGCTGCCCTCAAAAGTTGGAG TCATTTGGGGTTGGATTGGGCATTCGTTGAtccaaagacagcaattaaagaAGGAGAGAAGTTTTGTGTTTGTGTGAAGGAGTTGCTGCCATGGTTGATGATGCCTCTTCAGGTTGTGTATGTTAATGAAAGTAGAAAGAGAAAAGGTGTAGCATCCTTTGGTTTTGGAAGTGGAACTCTTCATGGTCACTTACTG aaaatggtgttcttgagctggGGTCGACCATCTCCAAAAGACCAAAAGGCTTGCATCAACAA ATCAGGTACCTTCAACTATGATGGTAAATACAAAGGATTTACTGCTAAATCAATATCTTCCCTTGAACAAGATGAAGGGTTGTCCAAAGATGGGTTTTCACTTAACAACAAACGAGTTCTGTTGGGTTCTGGTGCTGAGGTTTTTGAGAATGCTAAGATTGCCCTCAAAAGTTGGAG GCATTTTGGATTGGATTGGACATTTGTTGATCCAAAGACACAAATTAAACAGGGAGAGAAGTTTTGTGTTTGTGTGAAGGAGTTCCTGCCATGGGTTATGATGCCTCTTCAGGTTGTGTATGTGAACGAAAGCAGTGCCGCCAAAAGGAAGCGTGTGGCATCCTTTGGTTTTGGAAGTGGAACTCTTCATggtcacttgctg GCAGCAGAAGAGCGCTTTTCGGTCGAGATCGATGAGAACAATCAAGTGTGGTATGAAGTACTTTCCTTCTCGAAACCTGCACACATTTTATCATTTGTTGCAGCACCATATGTTAAACTTCGGCAAAAATATTTTGCTGATGAATCTGCCAAGGTAATGCTGAAGCATATTAGTTCTTCAAAATAG
- the LOC107629476 gene encoding UPF0548 protein At2g17695-like isoform X6: MVFLSWGRPSPQDQKACIKKSGTFNYDVKYKGATGKSLSSLEQDEGLSKDGFLLNNKRVLLGSGVETFEKSKAALKSWSHLGLDWAFVDPKTAIKEGEKFCVCVKELLPWLMMPLQVVYVNESRKRKGVASFGFGSGTLHGHLLAGEERFSVEIDEKNEVWYEVLSFSKPAHALSVLALPYVKLRQNYFAHESAKLMQNHVITSSK; this comes from the exons atggtgttcttgagctggGGTCGACCATCTCCACAAGACCAAAAGGCTTGCATCAAAAA GTCAGGTACTTTCAACTATGATGTTAAATATAAAGGGGCTACTGGTAAATCATTGTCTTCCCTTGAACAAGATGAAGGGTTGTCCAAAGATGGGTTTTTACTTAACAACAAACGAGTTCTGTTAGGTTCTGGTGTTGAGACTTTTGAGAAGAGCAAGGCTGCCCTCAAAAGTTGGAG TCATTTGGGGTTGGATTGGGCATTCGTTGAtccaaagacagcaattaaagaAGGAGAGAAGTTTTGTGTTTGTGTGAAGGAGTTGCTGCCATGGTTGATGATGCCTCTTCAGGTTGTGTATGTTAATGAAAGTAGAAAGAGAAAAGGTGTAGCATCCTTTGGTTTTGGAAGTGGAACTCTTCATGGTCACTTACTG GCAGGCGAAGAGCGATTCTCGGTGGAGATCGACGAGAAGAATGAAGTGTGGTATGAAGTACTTTCTTTCTCAAAGCCTGCACATGCCTTATCAGTTCTTGCACTCCCATATGTCAAGCTTAGACAAAATTATTTTGCTCATGAATCTGCCAAACTAATGCAGAACCATGTTATTACTTCTTCAAAATAG
- the LOC107629474 gene encoding F-box protein At2g26160 gives MDREKVDWSELPIELWPKIGKCLENHIDVLRFRSVCETWRSSIPSSHPNSPSFPMKIPHPINSSIKASLNQATLYLIESTDASFGSKLDPLAPSSSKGWLIKVEEGPKGVSLRLVSPISGRKIFHPSEDSPMIWNLLDYRVIELCKSYTLQNTGRFSASVSKVVFFPNSSWVGVEDSVACCVFLEGRLGIMKHGDEKWALVDDKNFYYDDVIVHRGQFYVTDKWGTISWVDTNSLKLIQFTPPLCGFGNKKHLVESCGSLYVVDRYYETEPRRRNYFGRQENRDAAVECFKVYKLDEDWGTWVDVKQLGDRAFILGRNCNFSVSAKELTGYQGNCIYFTDMFDLRMYSLDDHSIVTIDFDPSIEKNMMPQTAWLGHTI, from the coding sequence ATGGATCGTGAGAAGGTAGATTGGTCTGAACTCCCCATAGAGCTATGGCCCAAGATTGGAAAGTGTCTAGAGAATCACATAGATGTTCTAAGATTCAGAAGTGTTTGTGAAACTTGGAGATCTTCCATCCCTTCTTCTCATCCAAATTCTCCATCTTTTCCAATGAAAATCCCTCACCCCATCAATTCCTCCATTAAAGCAAGCCTTAACCAAGCTACCCTTTATCTTATTGAGTCAACTGATGCAAGCTTTGGCTCCAAGTTGGATCCTTTGGCACCTTCTTCTTCCAAAGGGTGGTTGATCAAGGTTGAAGAAGGTCCAAAGGGTGTTTCTTTGAGGCTGGTTAGCCCAATATCTGGACGGAAAATCTTTCATCCTTCTGAAGATTCTCCAATGATTTGGAACCTTTTGGACTATAGAGTCATTGAATTATGCAAATCCTACACCCTTCAGAACACTGGCAGGTTCTCTGCTTCTGTGAGCAAGGTTGTTTTCTTTCCAAACTCTTCTTGGGTTGGTGTTGAAGATTCGGTTGCTTGTTGTGTGTTTTTAGAGGGAAGATTGGGGATAATGAAACATGGTGATGAGAAATGGGCACTAGTGGATGACAAGAATTTCTATTATGATGATGTTATTGTGCATAGGGGTCAGTTCTATGTCACTGATAAGTGGGGCACTATCTCATGGGTAGATACAAATTCCTTGAAATTGATTCAGTTCACACCTCCCTTGTGTGGTTTTGGTAACAAGAAACATTTGGTCGAATCATGTGGGAGTCTCTATGTTGTTGATAGGTACTATGAAACTGAGCCAAGGAGGAGAAACTACTTCGGCCGCCAGGAAAACCGAGATGCTGCCGTGGAATGTTTCAAGGTTTATAAGTTGGATGAAGATtggggaacttgggttgatgtgAAACAATTGGGAGATAGAGCCTTCATTTTGGGTAGAAATTGTAATTTCTCTGTTTCAGCTAAAGAACTCACTGGATATCAAGGGAACTGCATTTACTTCACTGATATGTTTGATTTAAGGATGTACAGCTTGGATGATCATAGCATTGTTACCATTGACTTTGATCCAAGTATTGAGAAGAATATGATGCCTCAAACCGCTTGGCTAGGTCACACTATTTGA